The Clostridium septicum genome contains a region encoding:
- a CDS encoding MinD/ParA family protein, whose translation MLDQAESLRKLVNGEKSSVDKKARIITITSGKGGVGKSNFVVNLAITLQKQGKRVLIFDADIGMGNDDVLMGLFPKYNVLDLINGEKSIEEVIVDGPAGVKLLPGGSGLNNIEDLQEHEREIFLKKIEMLEGFDFIFIDTGAGISRSVLAFIACAEEFILVTTPEPTSLTDGYSLVKSVDRFKIKTKANIVVNKVFDLKEGEKTFYKFKLAVERFLNMKVNYLGCVYEDRNLLMAVREQVPFVVSYPNCDAARCIRKISNLITHTNSKVNGIGAKGLFKRLFDIFS comes from the coding sequence ATGTTAGATCAGGCTGAAAGCTTAAGAAAATTAGTAAATGGTGAAAAAAGCTCTGTAGATAAGAAAGCTAGAATAATAACTATTACCTCAGGAAAAGGTGGAGTTGGGAAAAGTAATTTTGTTGTTAATTTAGCTATAACCCTTCAAAAGCAAGGAAAGAGAGTATTGATTTTTGATGCAGACATAGGGATGGGAAATGATGATGTGTTAATGGGATTATTTCCTAAATATAATGTTTTAGATTTAATTAATGGAGAAAAATCAATAGAAGAAGTTATAGTAGATGGACCAGCGGGAGTTAAACTTCTTCCAGGGGGAAGTGGATTAAATAATATAGAAGATCTTCAAGAGCATGAAAGAGAAATATTCTTAAAGAAAATAGAAATGTTAGAAGGATTTGATTTTATTTTTATAGATACTGGAGCAGGAATAAGTAGAAGTGTTTTAGCTTTTATAGCTTGTGCAGAAGAATTTATATTAGTAACTACTCCTGAACCAACTTCCTTAACAGATGGATATAGTTTAGTTAAATCTGTTGATAGATTTAAAATAAAAACAAAGGCTAATATTGTTGTTAATAAGGTTTTTGATTTAAAAGAGGGAGAAAAAACATTCTATAAATTTAAACTTGCAGTAGAAAGATTTTTAAATATGAAAGTTAATTATTTAGGATGTGTTTATGAAGATAGAAATTTATTAATGGCAGTTAGAGAACAAGTTCCATTTGTAGTATCTTATCCAAATTGTGATGCAGCTAGATGTATTAGAAAAATAAGTAATTTAATTACACATACAAATAGTAAAGTTAATGGAATTGGAGCAAAAGGGTTATTTAAAAGGTTATTTGATATTTTTTCTTAG
- the flhF gene encoding flagellar biosynthesis protein FlhF yields the protein MIIKKYLAKNMNEALIKIRSELGKDAIIISQRKVRAAGVKGYFSPKIIEITAAIENSKTPAKSEGRKYTKSSNDFNESLEDFKKLIQKGQDGLKAKNIEQQVHKPENKQENKLEKSELDSEVKEIKNLLSKVIKNTEKEEDLILKKLKDIDIDEVFFEEIREQCSDDVKNFEEDFNKVLSKDIHIWDGDLNGKVVLVGPTGVGKTTTIAKLAGRLSLIDKKKVGLITIDTYRIGAVEQLKTYAEIMGIPFRVVITLKEMEQAIKDLEDCDVVLIDTTGRSSKNYMQISELRAYVNKVNADHTALVVSSTTKNRDLDVIIKGYSEIGYDKIIITKLDETRAYGSIYNICKKSNSKIAYITTGQNVPDDIKRPKIEELKKIVLGEENLC from the coding sequence ATGATAATAAAAAAATATTTAGCTAAAAATATGAATGAAGCTTTAATTAAAATAAGAAGTGAGCTTGGTAAAGATGCAATAATAATCAGTCAAAGAAAAGTGCGAGCAGCAGGGGTTAAGGGATATTTTTCACCTAAAATAATAGAAATAACTGCAGCTATAGAAAATAGTAAAACACCTGCTAAAAGTGAAGGAAGAAAATATACAAAATCTTCTAATGATTTTAATGAATCATTAGAAGATTTTAAAAAACTTATACAGAAGGGTCAAGATGGACTTAAAGCAAAAAATATAGAACAACAAGTCCATAAACCAGAAAATAAACAAGAAAATAAACTGGAAAAAAGTGAACTTGATTCTGAAGTTAAAGAGATTAAAAATTTATTAAGTAAAGTTATAAAAAATACTGAGAAAGAAGAAGATTTAATTTTAAAGAAATTAAAAGATATAGATATAGACGAAGTATTTTTTGAAGAAATAAGAGAACAGTGTTCTGATGATGTAAAGAATTTTGAAGAAGATTTTAATAAAGTATTATCAAAAGATATACATATATGGGATGGAGATTTAAATGGGAAAGTAGTTCTTGTAGGACCAACAGGCGTAGGAAAGACTACAACAATAGCAAAACTTGCAGGAAGACTTTCATTAATAGATAAGAAAAAGGTTGGTCTAATAACAATAGATACATATAGAATAGGAGCTGTTGAGCAGTTAAAAACTTATGCTGAAATAATGGGAATTCCATTTAGAGTAGTTATTACTTTAAAAGAGATGGAACAAGCAATAAAAGATCTAGAAGATTGTGATGTAGTTCTTATAGATACAACAGGAAGAAGTAGTAAAAATTATATGCAAATATCAGAATTAAGAGCTTATGTTAATAAAGTAAATGCAGATCATACAGCATTAGTTGTTAGTAGTACAACTAAAAATAGAGATTTAGATGTAATTATAAAAGGTTATAGTGAAATAGGATATGACAAAATAATAATTACAAAATTAGATGAAACAAGGGCTTATGGCTCTATATATAATATATGTAAAAAGTCAAATTCTAAAATTGCTTATATAACTACTGGACAAAATGTACCTGATGATATAAAAAGACCTAAAATAGAAGAATTGAAAAAAATTGTTTTAGGGGAGGAAAATTTATGTTAG
- the flhA gene encoding flagellar biosynthesis protein FlhA has product MLGEKKFDVKNNLDVLVAFGVIGIVLMIIIPLPPFILDILLAFNITLSAVIIMITMFTTNVLQLSVFPTLLLVTTLFRLGLNISSTRLILSEGGAGKIIEAFGEFVIGGNYVVGIIIFLIIVIIQFVVITNGAGRVSEVSARFTLDAMPGKQMSIDADLNAGLIDEQMAKERRQDLQSEADFYGAMDGASKFVKGDAIAGIIITLINIIAGIVIGVMQKNMDFGQAAELYTRLTVGDGLVGQIPALLISTASGILVTRSGAKDNFGKTFTKQLTAFPIATGIVSAIMLFLALVPGMPKIPFLLASIAMGILSYMLYKEELNREEAEIAKVEEEYTEMERKEPENVMNLISVEPMEVEIGYGLIPLADESTGGDLLQRIASVRRQCAIEMGIVVQPIRIRDNLQIKTNEYLIKIRGTVISSSELMPNMLLCMDPTGDNSQIAGIRTVEPTFKLPAVWINKDQREEAEIKGLTVVDPTTVMVTHLTETIKANSYELLGRQEVQLIVENTKEKYSAVVEELIPDLMTIGELQKVLQNLLREKVPIKDMVTIMEALADNARVTNDIELLTEYVRFALARTICNQIIDENRCVTVVTLSPQIEEIIGANIQKSMQGSFPAVDPDTTSRILESLRDVVEGVYFFNNQPVILVSPNIRSVFRKLIEMVYPHIMVISLNEIPNDVEIKTEGVVSLQ; this is encoded by the coding sequence GTGCTCGGAGAAAAGAAGTTTGATGTTAAGAACAATTTAGACGTGTTAGTAGCCTTTGGTGTTATTGGTATAGTATTAATGATAATTATACCATTACCACCATTTATATTAGATATATTATTAGCATTTAATATAACTTTATCAGCGGTAATCATAATGATTACAATGTTTACTACTAACGTATTGCAACTATCAGTGTTTCCCACGTTATTATTGGTAACAACTTTATTTAGATTAGGTCTTAACATTTCATCTACAAGACTTATTTTAAGTGAAGGTGGAGCAGGAAAAATAATAGAAGCCTTTGGTGAATTTGTTATAGGTGGAAATTATGTAGTTGGAATTATAATCTTTTTAATTATTGTTATTATACAATTTGTAGTTATAACTAATGGTGCAGGAAGAGTATCAGAAGTATCAGCAAGATTTACTTTAGATGCTATGCCAGGTAAACAAATGAGTATTGATGCAGACCTTAATGCAGGTCTTATAGATGAGCAAATGGCAAAAGAAAGAAGACAAGATCTTCAATCAGAAGCAGACTTTTATGGGGCTATGGATGGGGCATCAAAATTCGTTAAAGGTGATGCTATAGCAGGTATTATAATTACTCTTATAAATATAATTGCAGGTATAGTAATTGGTGTAATGCAAAAAAATATGGATTTTGGACAAGCAGCAGAACTCTATACAAGACTTACAGTTGGTGATGGCTTAGTTGGTCAGATACCAGCGTTATTAATATCTACTGCATCAGGTATATTAGTTACAAGATCAGGAGCAAAAGATAACTTTGGTAAAACTTTCACTAAGCAACTTACAGCCTTTCCAATAGCAACAGGAATTGTTTCAGCTATTATGTTATTTTTAGCATTAGTTCCAGGTATGCCTAAGATACCATTTTTACTAGCGTCTATTGCTATGGGAATTCTATCTTACATGCTATATAAAGAAGAATTAAATAGAGAAGAAGCTGAAATTGCAAAAGTTGAAGAAGAGTACACTGAAATGGAAAGAAAAGAACCTGAAAATGTTATGAATTTAATTTCTGTAGAACCTATGGAGGTAGAAATTGGATATGGTTTAATCCCTTTAGCTGATGAATCTACAGGTGGAGATTTACTTCAAAGAATAGCATCAGTTAGAAGACAGTGTGCAATTGAAATGGGGATAGTAGTGCAGCCTATTAGAATAAGGGATAATCTACAAATAAAAACTAATGAGTATTTAATTAAAATTAGAGGAACTGTAATATCATCTTCAGAACTTATGCCTAATATGCTATTATGTATGGATCCAACAGGGGATAATTCTCAAATAGCAGGTATAAGAACAGTGGAACCTACATTCAAATTGCCAGCGGTTTGGATTAATAAGGATCAAAGGGAAGAAGCTGAAATAAAAGGACTTACAGTTGTAGATCCAACTACAGTTATGGTAACTCATTTAACAGAAACTATTAAGGCAAATTCTTATGAATTATTAGGAAGACAAGAAGTTCAATTAATAGTAGAAAACACAAAAGAAAAATATAGTGCTGTTGTTGAAGAACTTATACCGGATTTAATGACTATAGGTGAATTACAAAAAGTATTACAAAACTTACTAAGAGAAAAAGTTCCAATAAAAGATATGGTTACAATAATGGAAGCTTTAGCAGATAATGCAAGGGTTACTAATGATATAGAACTTTTAACAGAGTATGTTAGATTTGCACTTGCAAGAACAATTTGTAATCAAATAATAGATGAAAATAGATGTGTTACAGTTGTAACATTATCACCACAAATAGAAGAAATTATAGGAGCTAATATTCAAAAATCAATGCAAGGATCTTTCCCAGCAGTAGATCCAGATACTACAAGTAGAATATTAGAATCTTTAAGAGATGTAGTTGAGGGAGTATATTTCTTTAATAACCAACCAGTTATTTTAGTTTCACCAAATATACGTTCAGTATTTAGAAAACTTATAGAAATGGTATATCCTCATATAATGGTAATTTCATTAAATGAAATACCAAATGATGTTGAAATTAAAACAGAAGGAGTTGTATCTTTACAATGA
- a CDS encoding fused FliR family export protein/FlhB family type III secretion system protein: MIDATYFLALLFVFVRLTSFFAITKVFFPNGTPKTLKMFFSLIFSFAILGGVDNSNIELINNNLMLIMYILSEASTGIILGIITNLAFEVVLMAGSLMDVHIGLSMVSVLDPNTKTNTTVFGNLLHYVSMIIFFLIDGHHMIIKSLIESFILVPLGKNILYKETMMAIIDIIAKYFAIGLKIAIPIVLIIIITDISMGLISRAVPQINVMILGMPVKILVGLIAVSISLPIVIKVFISSISYIPEIFRKIMTVAPLLFIISADEKTEEATPKKKSDARKKGQIARSKDVGLALTMLTVTLVIMGLSTFLVNTLKGNIIYFLNDAGVMKLTEDSIKGINLLVTSKMAVAIIPIVVPIMLAGVVASLMQTGFLVTKDAIKPSFGKLNPINGFKNMFSKKAMIDLIKNIIMVSIVAFIGYSYVKDNFSSIIQIGNLYLPTLGVEVKNLVLGIFTKITILLIALAAIDYFVQFRLYNKDLRMTKQEVKEEYKQMEGDPQLKSKIKQKQREMSQRRMMQSVGDATVVITNPTHLAVAIKYEDGENEAPRVIAKGADNIAMKIKELAKESEVPIIENKPLARLIYNQVEIDEEIPQDMYQAVAEILAMVYKLNQKKRKVTRK; encoded by the coding sequence GTGATTGATGCAACCTACTTTTTAGCTCTATTATTCGTATTTGTAAGATTAACAAGCTTTTTTGCAATAACAAAGGTGTTTTTTCCAAATGGAACTCCTAAAACTTTAAAGATGTTTTTTTCACTTATATTTTCATTTGCAATATTAGGTGGAGTAGATAATTCGAATATAGAATTAATAAACAATAATTTAATGTTAATTATGTATATATTATCAGAAGCTTCTACTGGAATAATTTTAGGAATTATAACTAATTTAGCTTTTGAAGTAGTATTAATGGCTGGTAGTTTAATGGATGTACATATTGGATTGAGTATGGTTAGTGTATTAGATCCAAATACTAAAACAAACACAACTGTGTTTGGAAATTTATTGCATTATGTGTCAATGATAATCTTCTTTTTAATAGATGGACATCATATGATTATAAAGTCTTTAATAGAAAGTTTTATATTAGTTCCATTAGGTAAGAACATTTTATATAAAGAAACAATGATGGCTATTATAGATATTATAGCTAAGTATTTTGCTATAGGATTAAAAATTGCAATACCAATAGTATTGATAATTATAATAACAGATATATCTATGGGACTTATATCTAGAGCAGTACCACAGATAAACGTTATGATTTTAGGAATGCCAGTAAAAATATTAGTAGGCCTAATTGCAGTATCAATATCACTTCCAATAGTAATTAAAGTTTTTATTAGCAGTATAAGTTATATACCGGAGATATTCAGAAAGATTATGACTGTAGCTCCTTTATTATTTATAATATCGGCAGATGAAAAAACCGAGGAAGCTACTCCAAAGAAAAAAAGCGATGCTAGAAAAAAAGGGCAAATAGCAAGAAGTAAAGATGTTGGATTAGCTTTAACAATGTTAACAGTAACATTAGTTATAATGGGACTTAGTACATTTTTAGTAAATACTTTAAAGGGAAATATAATATATTTCTTAAATGATGCAGGTGTAATGAAGTTAACGGAAGATAGTATTAAAGGAATAAACTTATTAGTAACAAGTAAGATGGCAGTTGCTATTATACCAATAGTAGTTCCTATTATGTTGGCAGGTGTAGTAGCAAGTTTAATGCAAACAGGATTTTTAGTAACAAAGGATGCTATAAAACCTTCTTTTGGTAAGTTAAATCCTATAAATGGATTTAAAAATATGTTTTCTAAAAAAGCTATGATAGATTTAATAAAAAATATTATTATGGTTTCTATAGTAGCTTTTATAGGATATTCATATGTTAAAGATAACTTTAGCAGTATAATTCAAATAGGTAATTTATATTTACCTACTCTAGGAGTAGAAGTTAAAAATTTAGTCTTAGGCATATTTACTAAAATAACAATACTTTTAATAGCATTAGCTGCAATAGATTATTTTGTTCAATTTAGATTATATAATAAAGACCTTAGAATGACTAAGCAGGAAGTTAAAGAGGAATATAAACAAATGGAAGGTGATCCTCAATTAAAATCTAAGATAAAACAAAAACAAAGAGAAATGTCTCAAAGAAGAATGATGCAGTCAGTTGGAGATGCAACAGTTGTTATAACTAACCCAACACATTTAGCAGTAGCGATTAAATATGAAGATGGTGAAAATGAGGCACCAAGAGTTATAGCAAAGGGAGCAGATAATATAGCAATGAAAATAAAAGAGCTAGCAAAAGAAAGTGAAGTTCCTATTATAGAAAATAAACCATTAGCTAGACTTATTTATAATCAAGTTGAAATTGATGAAGAAATTCCACAGGATATGTATCAGGCTGTGGCTGAAATTCTAGCTATGGTATATAAACTAAATCAAAAGAAGAGAAAAGTAACTAGAAAATAA
- the fliQ gene encoding flagellar biosynthesis protein FliQ: protein MSENLVIGVVKDALYTSLKVAGPILIVAILIGLIISIFQATTQIQEQTLTFVPKLIGIAAVGLILGSWMLHTVVSFTERIFELIIRIST from the coding sequence ATGAGCGAAAATTTAGTAATTGGGGTTGTAAAGGATGCTTTATACACCTCATTAAAAGTTGCAGGACCAATATTGATAGTAGCAATTTTAATTGGTTTAATAATAAGTATTTTTCAAGCTACAACTCAAATTCAGGAACAAACTTTAACATTTGTTCCTAAATTAATAGGCATTGCAGCAGTTGGACTTATTCTTGGTAGTTGGATGCTTCATACTGTAGTATCATTTACTGAAAGAATTTTTGAATTAATTATTAGAATTTCAACTTAG
- the fliP gene encoding flagellar type III secretion system pore protein FliP (The bacterial flagellar biogenesis protein FliP forms a type III secretion system (T3SS)-type pore required for flagellar assembly.) yields the protein MKNRKKYFFIIFLAIGFMLLHTRSVSAEPNPIQVPNVNISVGGENGTPQDYVDNIKLLITLTILTLLPSIIIMMTSFTRIIVVFSFLKSALGAQQSIPNQVLVGLALFLTIFIMSPVYGEINDKALKPYMANEITQEKAIEIGTKPLREFMYKQTRQKDLELFIETAKINKDEVTKDNVPIQVIIPAFAISELKTAFQIGFLLFMPFLIIDMVVASVLMSMGMFMLPPVMVSLPFKLLLFVMVDGWYLLVKSLVLSFG from the coding sequence ATGAAAAATAGGAAAAAATATTTTTTTATAATATTTTTAGCCATTGGCTTTATGCTTCTCCATACAAGAAGTGTAAGTGCAGAGCCTAATCCAATACAGGTACCAAATGTAAATATTTCTGTTGGAGGAGAAAATGGAACACCACAAGATTATGTGGATAATATAAAGTTATTAATAACTTTAACTATATTAACATTATTACCATCTATAATAATAATGATGACTAGTTTCACAAGAATTATTGTGGTTTTTTCATTTTTAAAAAGTGCTCTTGGAGCACAACAATCAATTCCAAATCAAGTATTAGTTGGATTAGCATTATTTTTAACTATATTTATAATGAGTCCTGTTTATGGAGAAATAAATGATAAGGCATTAAAACCATATATGGCTAATGAAATAACTCAAGAAAAAGCGATTGAAATTGGAACAAAACCATTAAGAGAGTTTATGTATAAACAAACAAGACAAAAAGATTTAGAATTATTTATTGAAACAGCAAAAATAAATAAGGATGAAGTAACAAAAGACAATGTACCAATACAAGTTATTATACCAGCTTTTGCAATAAGTGAATTAAAAACTGCTTTTCAAATAGGATTTTTATTATTTATGCCATTTTTAATAATAGATATGGTAGTAGCAAGTGTTCTTATGTCTATGGGAATGTTTATGCTTCCACCAGTAATGGTATCATTGCCATTTAAATTATTATTATTTGTGATGGTAGATGGATGGTATCTACTAGTAAAATCTTTAGTATTAAGTTTTGGGTAG
- a CDS encoding flagellar biosynthetic protein FliO, which produces MEFIWMCVRLILSLVIVLGVMYLTFKVSGDRINRINRKNYIKVLERSQVSKDNFIVILKVGSKGYVMSSSNGKMEKLQDLSEEEILSIENKKLEEQNQLNEGYENIINKFKLIFNKYNKKNIR; this is translated from the coding sequence ATGGAATTTATATGGATGTGTGTAAGATTAATACTATCTCTAGTAATTGTATTGGGAGTTATGTATTTAACTTTTAAGGTTAGTGGAGATAGGATTAACCGAATTAATAGAAAGAATTATATTAAAGTATTAGAAAGATCTCAAGTATCAAAAGATAATTTTATTGTTATTTTAAAGGTTGGATCTAAGGGATATGTTATGTCCTCTTCTAATGGAAAAATGGAGAAATTACAAGATTTATCAGAAGAAGAAATTTTATCTATAGAAAATAAAAAGCTTGAAGAACAAAATCAATTAAATGAAGGATATGAAAATATAATTAATAAATTTAAACTGATTTTTAATAAGTACAATAAAAAAAATATACGTTAA
- a CDS encoding flagellar basal body-associated FliL family protein — protein MAIEKDKDGNKGKKIIVIILALVVVGAATFAAVYFAESKKVSAGEVVIEESYNDLGEVFINLSDEGGRRYAKLSASIGYDKSNEELGKEIEDKKVAIRDTAIYYFKSCKAKDFNAESETNLKGELVKRINQKLRTGAIRDVYIKDIVIQ, from the coding sequence ATGGCTATTGAAAAGGATAAAGACGGAAATAAAGGTAAAAAGATAATTGTTATAATTTTAGCTTTAGTAGTAGTAGGAGCAGCTACTTTTGCAGCAGTTTATTTTGCAGAAAGTAAGAAAGTTTCTGCAGGTGAAGTAGTTATTGAAGAAAGTTACAATGATTTAGGTGAAGTTTTCATAAACCTTAGTGATGAAGGTGGAAGAAGATATGCTAAATTAAGCGCTTCAATTGGATATGATAAGAGCAATGAAGAATTAGGAAAAGAAATAGAAGATAAAAAAGTAGCAATTAGAGATACTGCAATATATTATTTTAAATCTTGTAAAGCTAAAGATTTTAATGCGGAAAGTGAAACTAACTTGAAAGGTGAGTTAGTTAAGAGAATAAATCAAAAGCTAAGAACAGGAGCTATAAGAGACGTTTATATAAAAGACATAGTAATTCAATAG
- a CDS encoding flagellar motor protein MotB has translation MARRNKKIKVNDEPTGNEWLATYSDCITLLLTFFILLYSMSSVDNQKMQRLSNAFQTLMNGEKGNTIMEYDMYNGEVPLIGGEADIEVNVDEAARTEQQKMYIDVKKFVEENDLSSVVEIVDSERGVVIQLRDNILFETSSSSLREDSKGILDKINSLIASMDNPIIVEGHTDNRPIHTTEFPSNWELSADRAVNVVRYFVEAKGENPKRFTAAGYGEYRPVAPNDSYDNLAKNRRVNILIMSKDKE, from the coding sequence ATGGCTAGAAGAAATAAAAAAATAAAAGTTAATGATGAGCCAACAGGAAATGAATGGTTAGCCACATATTCGGATTGTATTACTTTATTGCTTACTTTTTTTATACTTTTGTATTCAATGTCTAGTGTTGATAATCAAAAAATGCAACGACTATCTAATGCTTTCCAAACATTAATGAATGGTGAAAAAGGTAACACTATAATGGAGTACGACATGTACAATGGTGAGGTTCCTTTAATTGGAGGAGAAGCTGATATAGAAGTTAACGTAGATGAAGCTGCAAGAACAGAGCAACAAAAAATGTATATAGATGTTAAGAAATTTGTTGAAGAAAATGATTTATCATCTGTAGTAGAAATTGTAGATAGTGAAAGAGGCGTAGTAATTCAATTAAGAGATAACATATTATTTGAAACTTCAAGTTCTTCACTAAGAGAAGATAGTAAAGGAATATTGGATAAGATAAATTCTCTTATAGCGTCTATGGATAACCCAATTATAGTTGAGGGACATACAGATAATAGACCAATACATACAACGGAGTTTCCATCAAACTGGGAATTATCAGCTGATAGAGCAGTTAATGTTGTAAGATATTTTGTTGAAGCTAAGGGAGAAAATCCAAAAAGATTTACAGCAGCTGGGTATGGAGAATATAGACCAGTAGCACCAAATGATAGTTATGATAACTTAGCTAAAAATAGAAGAGTTAATATTTTAATAATGTCAAAAGACAAGGAGTGA
- a CDS encoding motility protein A: MKKSDTLTFFGLLVGGILLVYGMMAGSSLRIFWDFPSVLITVGGSFSAVLITYSLKEVKNLGKLFVEAFKETKVSAQDIILQFTDLSKKARREGLLSLEDDISDLKDDFLKKGLQMVVDGIEPETIKEILELEIDEMENRHMKGSSIYSTWGVYAPAFGMIGTLIGLIQMLQNLTDVSNIASGMGKALITTFYGSILANVFCNPMAANLKSKSEQEAQIRQMMLEGILSIQSGVNPRIVEEKLLTYLKPNERLAYLSNTVENNEGVVS; this comes from the coding sequence ATGAAAAAGTCAGATACATTAACCTTCTTTGGGTTATTGGTAGGTGGAATTTTATTAGTATATGGAATGATGGCAGGAAGTAGTTTAAGAATATTTTGGGATTTTCCATCAGTACTGATAACTGTAGGAGGATCGTTTAGTGCCGTCTTAATAACTTATTCTTTAAAAGAAGTAAAAAATCTAGGTAAATTATTTGTTGAAGCATTTAAAGAAACGAAAGTATCAGCACAAGATATAATATTACAATTTACAGATCTATCAAAAAAAGCTAGAAGAGAAGGACTATTATCATTAGAAGATGATATTTCAGATTTAAAAGATGATTTCTTAAAAAAGGGTCTTCAAATGGTAGTAGATGGTATAGAGCCAGAAACAATAAAAGAAATATTAGAACTTGAAATTGATGAAATGGAAAATAGACATATGAAAGGTTCAAGTATATATAGTACTTGGGGAGTATATGCACCAGCATTTGGTATGATAGGTACTCTTATAGGACTTATTCAAATGTTACAGAACTTAACAGATGTATCAAATATAGCATCAGGTATGGGAAAAGCATTAATTACAACTTTCTATGGTTCAATTTTAGCAAATGTTTTCTGCAATCCTATGGCAGCAAATTTAAAGAGCAAAAGTGAACAAGAAGCTCAAATTAGACAAATGATGTTAGAGGGAATACTTTCAATACAATCTGGAGTTAATCCAAGAATAGTAGAAGAAAAACTTCTTACATATCTTAAGCCAAATGAAAGATTAGCTTACTTAAGCAATACAGTTGAAAACAATGAAGGAGTTGTCAGCTAA
- a CDS encoding flagellar FlbD family protein has translation MINLTGMNNVELILNADHIEKIESVPETVITLVSGKKYLVLESTDEVVEKVIRYKNKIVTYRF, from the coding sequence ATGATTAATTTAACAGGTATGAATAATGTAGAACTTATTTTAAATGCTGATCATATTGAAAAAATTGAATCAGTTCCAGAAACAGTAATAACTTTAGTATCTGGAAAGAAGTATTTAGTACTAGAAAGTACTGACGAGGTAGTAGAAAAAGTTATTAGATACAAAAATAAAATTGTAACTTATAGGTTTTAG